A genomic window from Exiguobacterium acetylicum DSM 20416 includes:
- a CDS encoding glycine C-acetyltransferase, whose amino-acid sequence MGFEHLRTELEEMKQAGTFRNLVALESAQHNRVTIDGKELIQLSSNNYLGLAAHPRLAEQAAEAARTFGAGTGSVRTIAGTLEMHQAFERELATFKHTEAALVFQSGFATNLGVLSALLGPEDVVISDELNHASIIDGIRLTKAKRRIYKHVDLADLEAALQETQDARTRLIVTDGVFSMDGNIAPLPEIVELAERYDALVMVDDAHASGVLGKAGRGTVNHFGLDGRVALQVGTLSKAIGVLGGYVACEQHVKDYLIHKGRPFLFSTSHPPAVVEANREALRVMEEETQLFDRLWENTEFFKQGLRDLGFDIGTSTTPITPVIVGDEARCHELSDRLRQEGVFAQGIAFPTVAKGKARVRTIVTAEHTREDLTTALAAFEKVGRELNLIG is encoded by the coding sequence ATGGGATTTGAACACTTACGGACAGAACTAGAAGAGATGAAACAGGCGGGCACGTTCCGCAACCTCGTAGCACTCGAAAGCGCACAACATAACCGCGTGACGATCGACGGTAAGGAATTGATTCAACTGTCGTCGAACAACTACCTCGGACTCGCGGCGCATCCACGTCTCGCTGAACAAGCAGCGGAAGCAGCGCGCACGTTCGGTGCCGGAACGGGATCAGTTCGGACGATTGCTGGAACACTCGAGATGCACCAAGCATTCGAACGAGAACTCGCGACATTCAAGCATACGGAAGCGGCACTCGTCTTCCAGTCTGGATTCGCCACGAATCTTGGTGTCTTATCGGCACTGCTCGGTCCGGAAGACGTCGTCATCTCGGATGAGTTGAACCACGCTTCGATCATCGATGGAATTCGTCTGACGAAAGCGAAACGCCGGATCTATAAACACGTCGACTTGGCGGATCTTGAGGCGGCATTACAAGAAACACAAGACGCGCGGACACGCCTTATCGTCACGGACGGTGTCTTCTCGATGGACGGAAACATCGCGCCACTCCCTGAGATCGTTGAATTAGCAGAACGCTATGACGCACTCGTCATGGTCGATGATGCCCATGCATCAGGTGTGCTTGGGAAAGCGGGACGCGGTACAGTCAATCACTTCGGTCTTGACGGACGTGTTGCTCTGCAAGTCGGTACACTCTCAAAAGCCATCGGCGTCCTTGGCGGATACGTCGCATGTGAACAGCACGTCAAAGATTACCTGATTCATAAAGGACGTCCGTTCTTGTTCTCGACATCACATCCACCAGCAGTCGTCGAAGCGAACCGGGAAGCGCTCCGCGTCATGGAAGAAGAAACGCAACTCTTTGATCGTCTGTGGGAAAACACGGAATTCTTTAAACAAGGACTCCGTGATCTCGGATTTGACATCGGCACGTCGACGACGCCAATCACACCGGTCATCGTCGGGGATGAAGCACGTTGCCACGAGTTGTCGGACCGCTTACGTCAAGAAGGTGTCTTTGCTCAAGGCATCGCCTTCCCGACGGTTGCAAAAGGAAAAGCACGTGTCCGGACGATCGTGACGGCTGAACATACACGCGAAGACTTGACGACGGCGCTTGCAGCTTTCGAAAAAGTCGGTCGTGAATTAAACTTGATCGGTTGA
- a CDS encoding phytoene desaturase family protein — protein sequence MKHVVIVGGGIAGLTAAALIAQEGHTVTVLEGSREWGGSAGKFTRRDLTYPVGATLGMGFEAGGIHARVLDHLGVRHQVESLDVVMTIRIEGRTIHYYRDRDAFLIELTSHFPEQASSIRAFFAEIEQIHEAIRPLMAELPALPLQDPADVRRLVRHAKSVVLLPYFPMTIGHLLRKHRLADTLFAQVIDGILLDSMQTGQEASALLGAVALSIYHDGAYYVPGGLYRLAEQLKETAEANGAICLLGRKVTSIRKTPDGFLIEDRRGRLTLADAVICAVPLEGIREVVSADMRRTLRRTYRRQEKLQQWATFTYYAAIPESIILSDEAFRQVHDSSLPSGHAFISLSRPEDRLRAPVGQRTLTMSCHVPIGTFDKTDRKRYDEQVETMSAIFEAILEQQFPGFGQKAIERHPGGPGAWVRYTFRPDGGVGGYPQRPSTSLLFAAPFRTGVDHFFAIGDTIFPGAGTIGATTSAIHVARQFDVRL from the coding sequence ATGAAACACGTCGTCATCGTCGGCGGAGGAATTGCCGGTCTAACGGCTGCTGCATTGATCGCACAAGAAGGGCATACGGTCACCGTCCTTGAGGGGAGCCGTGAATGGGGAGGGTCAGCCGGGAAGTTTACACGCCGGGATCTGACATATCCAGTTGGAGCGACCCTTGGGATGGGATTTGAGGCTGGCGGCATTCATGCCCGTGTGCTCGATCATCTTGGAGTCAGGCATCAGGTCGAGTCACTCGACGTCGTCATGACGATTCGCATCGAAGGACGGACGATTCATTATTATCGGGATCGCGATGCCTTTCTAATCGAATTGACATCACATTTTCCGGAGCAGGCATCGTCGATTCGTGCTTTCTTTGCTGAAATCGAGCAGATTCATGAGGCGATTCGTCCACTGATGGCAGAACTGCCGGCGTTGCCACTTCAAGATCCAGCAGACGTCAGGCGGTTAGTCCGTCACGCGAAAAGTGTTGTCCTCTTACCGTATTTTCCGATGACGATTGGTCATCTGTTACGCAAACATCGATTAGCGGATACGTTGTTCGCACAAGTGATCGACGGGATCTTACTCGACAGCATGCAGACAGGGCAGGAAGCATCTGCTTTATTAGGGGCTGTCGCCTTATCGATTTATCATGACGGTGCCTATTATGTTCCGGGCGGCTTGTACCGGCTAGCCGAACAATTGAAAGAAACAGCTGAGGCGAACGGGGCAATCTGTCTGCTTGGACGAAAAGTCACGTCGATTCGCAAGACGCCGGATGGTTTTTTGATCGAGGATCGGCGAGGACGTTTGACGCTTGCCGATGCTGTCATCTGCGCCGTTCCGCTTGAAGGTATCCGGGAAGTCGTCAGCGCGGATATGCGACGAACGTTACGACGAACGTACCGACGACAAGAAAAGCTACAGCAATGGGCGACTTTTACGTATTATGCGGCGATTCCGGAGTCGATCATTTTGTCTGACGAAGCGTTCCGGCAAGTTCATGATTCGTCCTTACCTTCAGGTCATGCCTTCATCTCCCTCTCCCGTCCGGAGGACCGGTTACGTGCACCAGTTGGTCAGCGGACGCTGACGATGTCATGCCATGTTCCAATCGGTACGTTTGATAAGACGGACCGGAAGCGCTACGACGAACAGGTCGAGACGATGTCGGCGATCTTCGAAGCTATTCTTGAACAACAGTTTCCCGGCTTCGGTCAAAAGGCGATCGAACGCCATCCGGGTGGACCCGGTGCGTGGGTCCGCTATACGTTTCGACCAGATGGCGGAGTCGGGGGATATCCGCAACGTCCAAGTACGAGTCTCTTGTTCGCAGCACCGTTTCGAACGGGCGTCGATCACTTCTTTGCGATTGGGGACACGATCTTTCCAGGTGCCGGGACGATCGGTGCCACGACGTCCGCAATTCATGTTGCCCGACAGTTTGATGTCAGATTATGA